The Granulicella sp. 5B5 nucleotide sequence GTGGTTCCGATACAGCGTCGCCGTATCGTCTGAGAAGTTCGTCTTGAACAAACTGATGTGCCCATCGCCAATGTAGTCCGCAGCGGTCGACCCCATCCCCGCCTGTTCGCGACCGTCCTCATTGAACGCCACGCCCGCATCCGCACCCACATCCGTGAACGTCCCATTGTGGTTGTTCTTATACAGCGCCGAAGGCGTCGAGTCGCACGCCACATAGATGTCCGGCCAGCCATCTTCGTTGTAGTCCAGCGTCGTCACCGAGAAGCAGTAATGCGCATACGTCTTCTCGATCCCGCTCGCCGCGCTTACATCCTTAAACTTGCCGCCGCCCTCATTGTGATACAGAATGTTCTTCGCGCTCGGCAGCCCACGCGGCCCGCACATCACCGGCGCTCCCTTCCACATGCAACCTGCATCCGCGCCCGGCGCAGGCGTCGTCGCAAGGTCAAAGTGCACATAGTTCGACACCATCAGGTCGAGCTTGCCATCGCGGTCATAGTCCACAAATGCGCAGCCCGTGCCCCACTCCTTGCCTGTGCCAGCCACGCCCGCCTGCTCGGCCACATCGGTAAACGTGCCATTGCCGTTGTTGTGATACAGCCGGTTCTTCCCATAGTCCGTAACGTAGAGATCGTCCCATCCATCGTTGTCATAGTCCCCAACACAAACCCCCTGCCCCCACGCAGTCTGTATCAGCCCAGCCTTCGCCGTCACATCGGTAAAGGTCCCATCATGGTTGTTATGGAACAGATGGCTCGTCGGCGGACTCTTCTCCTTGGCATCGTCCTTCAGCTCCTGCCCATTCACCAGAAAGATATCCGGCCACCCATCGCGGTCATAATCAATAATCGCAACACCCGACCCCGTCGCCTCCACAATGTAGCGCTTGTTCGTCGCACTGCCATTCACGTTCATCACCTGGATGCCCGCCTTCGCAGCCACATCCACAAACCACGCCGGCGTCGGATGTTCCGCGCTCGCCGGATACACCTTCTGCTGCATCTGCGCTCTCGACAACCCATACAACATCAAAAATACAGCGACAACCGCACAAGCCCGCGCCACTGCACCCGCTCTTGCTTTTGCCGTTGCTTTTCTTTCTGTCATTCCGAGCGCAGCGAGGAACCTGCTTCTTGCGCGAGCGGAGCGAGCGCTAGCTGCTTCAGCAAATCTCACTTCGCCGCCTTCTCAACAACCCCACCCATCGCCACCGCCCGCAAAATCTTCCCACCCTCCTGCACCACATACAGATGGTTCGCCGCAAGGTCCTTCAGCGAGTCCCTCGTCCCCGAGGGCCACGCAATCGTCACCTCATCCACCTTCACCGCCTGGTCCAATCCAAAGTGCATCCGCAGATCGTTCTGCGAGTAGTAGCTCCCGCCGCTGCGCACCTCATCAATCTGCTTCATCGGCTGTTTGCACACGCCACTCATCGCCTGCGGAGCCGTCGTCGCCGTCACCGTAATCCGCGCGCCAATTCCCGTCCGATTGCTCTTCGTCCCCACCAGCTTGATCTTGATCCAGTTCCGCTGAATCCCATTCATGAGAACAGCATCGCACCGCAGCAGCTGCGGCACGGCATTCACACAGTTCACAACTACATCCATATCACCATCATTGTCATAGTCCCCGATTGCGCACCCCCGCGCCGGAACAGCATCCGTCATGCCGCTGCCCGCCTTGCTCGTCACCTCTTCAAACTGCCCATTGCGCAGGTTGCGATACAAATACTTGTGCTCTGCATATGGCGCATCGAGGTGCGAACCATCCACCTCCGGATACACATGCCCATTCGAAATCAGGATGTCCAACCAGCCATCATTGTCCACATCCACAAAGCTCACGCCCCAGCCAAGATACCGCGTATTGATCCCCAGCCCCGAAAGATACGTGTGGTCCTCAAACGATCCATCGCCTAGGTTCTCATACAGCGAATCTGTATCGCCCGCGAAGTTCGTCTTCACAATATCCAGCAGCCCATCGCGATTGAAGTCCCCCACCGCAACACCCATGCCCGCCTGCGGCTTTCCATCAGGCGAGTACGCAATCCCCGCCTCAATCGCAACATCCTTGAACGTGCCGTCCTTCTGGTTCTGGTAGTACGTCGCCGCCGTCGAGTCGTTCGCAACATAAATATCCGGCCAGCCATCGTTATCAAAGTCCGCCACCGTCACGCTCAGCCCATACGTGCCGATCGTGTCCCACATCCCCGCCTTCTGGCTCACATCGGTGAATGTGCCATCGCCGTTGTTGTGATACAGAATGTTCTTCCCGCCATCCAACCCCGGCGGCCCGCACGCCACCTGGATGCCCTTGTACTCGCACCCCGCGGCCTCCGGCAGCGGCGCCGTCTTGATGTCGAAGTCGATATAGTTCGCCACAAACAAATCGAGATGCCCGTCCTTGTCGTAGTCCAGAAACGCACACCCCGAGTTCCACCGCGTCTTCGACTGTGTCAGTCCAGCCTTCGCCGTCACATCCGTAAACGTGCCATCGCCATGGTTCTTATAAAGGATCGGCTGCCCGTAATAGCTCACAAACAGATCGTCGAGCCCATCGTTGTCATAGTCGCCCACGCAGCAACCCTGCCCCCAGCCCGACCGCGTCATCCCTGTCTTCGCAGTGATATCGGTAAACGTGCCATCGCGATTGTTCTTGAACAACCGGCTGATCGGCTCCTGCCCCTTCGGAAACCCCTCCAGCCGTGTGCCATTCACCAGAAAAATATCGAGCCAGTCATCATGGTCGAAGTCATAAAACGCAACGCCACATCCAGTCGTCTCCAGCAGAAAGCGGTTCTTATGCTCATCGCCATAGATGGTCTTCGCATGCAGCCCGCTCTGCTTCGCTACATCCACAAAGCTGAACCCCAGCGGCATCCCCGTCACCGGCGAAGGCAGCGTCTTCGGCGCGGGCCTCGGCTTCGCATCATAGCTCGGCCTGGCTCCGATCTGCGGCACCTGTTGCTGCGCTCCCGCAGGCATGGCGAGCTTCAGCACATCCTCAAACGGCAACACCAGCGCCGTGCGAGAGAGAGACCTGATAAATCCGCGTCGCGTCCAAATCATCTCGTCCTCTCTCCCAGCAGAAGTATGGTGACCCTCAAAGATCGCCACTCGCCTCGCATCAGTGCTGCGTGTCGATCCTCGGCTCACTCGCCTGCTGTATCTTCTCTGCCTTCTCCGTCTCACGCGCCGCGTCTTCTACGCGCCCCATCGCCCTGTACGCCTGCCCCAGCAGACTATGGGTCCGAAAGTTCTGCGGGTCGAGCTGCTCCGCGTGTTGCAGATACGTCAGCGCAGCCACCGCATCGCCCTTCTTCAACATCGTCTTCCCCAGCGAGATATACGGCCCCGTCGCATTCGGCTCAAGCAGGATCGACGCCTGCAGGTTACGCTGCGCGTCGTCATACTTCGCCGCCCGGTTATACGCTTCGCCGAGTCCCGCATACACACTAGGCTCCAGCGGATTATTCACCTTCTCCTTTTCCAGCTCCGCAATCGCCTCATCGAGATGGTCCCCCGCCAGTGCAATCTCACCCAGCAACTCATGCGCCAGCGGCAGGTTCGGATTGATCGCCAGCGCCTTCTGCGCAAAGCTCTGCGACACCGGCAGATACTCCCGCCGCAACAACATCCGCGCCGCGATCAGGTACGCTGCTGCGCCATCCGGAGCGAAGCCATATTGCGCCGCAAACGCATGGCGAGCATCGTCATACCGTCTCGTGTCCATATAGCAGAGCGCAAGAATATAGTTGGGATCAGCCTTTCCCAGCGCGCCCTGCTTGCCCGCCGCCTCCAACAAAGGAATCGCATCCGCGGGCCGCCCCAACCGAAACAGCGTAAGCCCACGCATCTGCGACGACTCCACATCATGTGGGTCTTCAAACAGCGCCGCCGCAAACGCCTTATCGGCAGCATGCAGATCGCCCAACTGATACTCTGCAAGCCCCTCGAGCCGGTTCAGCCCGGCCATAACGCCGTGCCCTGCACGCAGCGTCGCAATCTGCTTCAAAGCAAGGTCTGCATGTCCCATGTCGATGCTATGGCGAACGGTCTTGGCATCCAGCGAATCAGCGGAAGTTGCGCCTGCCGCACTCTGCGCACGCATCAACGAGCACGAAAGCAGGCACACAGCCACCGCGCTCATAAGAGCGCACAGACCGCGAACCGAAGAAGATCGAAACATGCTGAAAAAGCCCCACAGACCTTTGCTGATCAAACTACTACAGTCGCCGTACCAGTAAAAGCAAAGGGTGAAGGGAGATCGCTCTCCCTTCACCCGTTTGCAGTATGGCGGGTTAGAACGCTAAGTGCAGTGTGAACTGCAACTGGCGCGGGTTGGTCGTGCCATTCGGCCCGGGGCCACCGCCAATCGAGTTGCCGTTCTGAATATTGCCGCCCGGGTTCTCAAAATTGATGTGGTTGAAGGCGTTGAACGCATCCATGCGGAACTGCACCGTGTAGCGCTCATGGAAGGTCACATTCTTCATGATGGACATATCGCTGTTGAACAAACCAGGACCCCAGGCCGTATTGCGCCCGGCGTTGCCGATAGTATCCAGACCCGGATCGGTGAAGGTCGTCCCCAGTGTCTGCTGCTGGAAGAACGTGACGCCGGTCGGGCCGCCAGGAAATCCCTTGACCCCCGTGTGCAACGACGAAGGATTGCCGTTGACCTGGCATGGAGCATCGCCAGGCAGATCGTTGCCGCAGCCGCTGAATGACAGCGTGAATGGCAAGCCGCTCTGCCACACAAACGTGGGGCTGTACTCCCAACCGCCGACGATATAGTTCAGCGCCCTGTTGCTGTTCAGGAACTTCTGGTCTTTGCCGAAAGGCAGCTTGTACAGGCCATAGGCTGTGAACGCGTTGCGGCGAATGGAGCTGTCATTTCCGATCACAGCCTGCTTGTTCCACGTGGCAAAGCTGCTGTTCGCATCGCGGCCTCGCTGGTAAGCGTAGTTCGCATTGACCGAAAGCCCGTGCGCGTACGTCTTCGCCAAACTGACCTGCAGTGAGTTGTAATGAGTGTCCTGGTCATCGCCGTAGTAGCTGATAGCCTGCGTCCAGTTACAAGCTGCCCCGCCGCACGCTGGCAGTGTGCCATTTGTATAGCGTTGCAGCAGCGTCTGGTTGCTGGTTGCGCCCGTCGTCGTACTTACAGGATTGGTACAACCCGCCGTGCCGGCAAGGCAGGTGCCACCAGCCGGATCGAAGTGCAGCGCCTGGTTCGTCGTCACATTGAACGATGCCGGAAGCGAGATCGCCGCCTCATTCGGATTTGTGGTATTGCCACTCAAATCGCTGAGAGTATGGGTTCCCTTGTTGGCAACGTAGGCCACCGTCACCGTGGTAGTCGGTGTGATGGACCGCTGTACGCTGAAGTTCCAGGCATCCAGTGTCGGCAGCCGCTCTGTAAACGGACGCGCCTTCATATTGACCGAACCGCCAGCCGTTGCGCAGTTGGCACCGGCTTGCGAGCAAGGAACATCGGCTCCCAGTGCACTGGTGCCCGGAATTGGTGCCGTGACCGGGATCTGGCCCTGCGCGTTCGCCGCGACAGGCGTGTAGTTCACCAGCCCCGCGGAGTTCGTGCCGCTTACCGCCGGATTATCCAACTGGAACGCGTAGCTCTGGGCACCGTTCAGAGAGGAGATCGACTGGTTCGCCAGAACGGGAATGTTCTGCGTGACCACATGGCCGAACTCCGAGCCGAAGACACCAAGATCGAAGCTGCGCCCATAACCGGCCCGGATGACCGTCTTCTGGTCGATCTGGTAGGCCACGCCGAGACGGGGGTTCCAGGTGTTCTTCGCTGCCGCCACGCCCATGTTGAGCGGGATGCCGCCTTCACCTGCCACATTGAGGTAGCCCGTAGCCAGGTTCAGCAGAGCGCCGTTACCTTTACCGTTCACGCGTTCCGGAGCGTAGTACTCATAGCGTGCGCCGACGTTCACCGTCAACTTGGGAGTTGCGCGCCAGGTGTCCTGTCCGTAGAAGAAATCCCGTGGCTGGAATTCCTTTGCGTTCAGCTCGCTCGGCGTGCCCGCATACCGGTTGAAGCTGGTCACGTCACCCAGAACCAGGCTCGCGAAACCGAGACCGCCCGTCGATCCATTTGACGTGGGGCCTGTGCCGAAGTTGTTCAAGCCGGTGCGGTCCGAATCCGACGGTACGCGCAAGTTGCGAGCGTAACGCAGATCGATACCAACCTTGACGGAATGATTGCCGATCGTCCTCGTCCAGTTGTTCACAAGCTGGAACTGGTCTTCACGCTCCGTCAATGGGCAGTTGCAGCGATTGATGTTCAAACCGGCGCCGTACTGCGCTCCTCCCCCTGTTGGGTTGTTCGGGCTTGCAGTCGGGTTCGTGACGTTCAGGTCCGAGATATTGAAGCCCGGCGCGCCGAAGTCCTGCGCCACCGTGAGTGACGCGTTGGCTCCCGTGCCGCTCACGTTCTCGCCCTGGATGGGCAGGTTCGTGTTGCCGGTATCGTACTTCGCGGTGGTGATGCCATAACGGAAGTAGCCGAGTCGAACGTCTGTCACCAACTTGGAGTTGATGGCGATGTCCGTGCCGAGCGCGACGCTGTCGTTTGCGCCCTTGGACGTGCCGCCATAGCCGCCCAGACCGAAGC carries:
- a CDS encoding CRTAC1 family protein translates to MQQKVYPASAEHPTPAWFVDVAAKAGIQVMNVNGSATNKRYIVEATGSGVAIIDYDRDGWPDIFLVNGQELKDDAKEKSPPTSHLFHNNHDGTFTDVTAKAGLIQTAWGQGVCVGDYDNDGWDDLYVTDYGKNRLYHNNGNGTFTDVAEQAGVAGTGKEWGTGCAFVDYDRDGKLDLMVSNYVHFDLATTPAPGADAGCMWKGAPVMCGPRGLPSAKNILYHNEGGGKFKDVSAASGIEKTYAHYCFSVTTLDYNEDGWPDIYVACDSTPSALYKNNHNGTFTDVGADAGVAFNEDGREQAGMGSTAADYIGDGHISLFKTNFSDDTATLYRNHGDGSFEDVTFAAGLGRNLDALGWGTMFTDVDNDGFPDLLVANGHVYPEVDKDNLGTKFKEPRFLYWNQGNGKFKDVSQVSGPGMTEPLSGRGLAVGDLWNDGRLEVVVNNLSELPLLLVNEASNTNHWLGVRLVGTTSNRDGIGARVTVRGTKRCWVDEVRSGSSYSSSSDLRLHFGLGAETKIAAIEVRWPNGESEMFAVDGVDRFVELTEGKGKLAGAR
- a CDS encoding CRTAC1 family protein; protein product: MIWTRRGFIRSLSRTALVLPFEDVLKLAMPAGAQQQVPQIGARPSYDAKPRPAPKTLPSPVTGMPLGFSFVDVAKQSGLHAKTIYGDEHKNRFLLETTGCGVAFYDFDHDDWLDIFLVNGTRLEGFPKGQEPISRLFKNNRDGTFTDITAKTGMTRSGWGQGCCVGDYDNDGLDDLFVSYYGQPILYKNHGDGTFTDVTAKAGLTQSKTRWNSGCAFLDYDKDGHLDLFVANYIDFDIKTAPLPEAAGCEYKGIQVACGPPGLDGGKNILYHNNGDGTFTDVSQKAGMWDTIGTYGLSVTVADFDNDGWPDIYVANDSTAATYYQNQKDGTFKDVAIEAGIAYSPDGKPQAGMGVAVGDFNRDGLLDIVKTNFAGDTDSLYENLGDGSFEDHTYLSGLGINTRYLGWGVSFVDVDNDGWLDILISNGHVYPEVDGSHLDAPYAEHKYLYRNLRNGQFEEVTSKAGSGMTDAVPARGCAIGDYDNDGDMDVVVNCVNAVPQLLRCDAVLMNGIQRNWIKIKLVGTKSNRTGIGARITVTATTAPQAMSGVCKQPMKQIDEVRSGGSYYSQNDLRMHFGLDQAVKVDEVTIAWPSGTRDSLKDLAANHLYVVQEGGKILRAVAMGGVVEKAAK
- a CDS encoding tetratricopeptide repeat protein; this translates as MSAVAVCLLSCSLMRAQSAAGATSADSLDAKTVRHSIDMGHADLALKQIATLRAGHGVMAGLNRLEGLAEYQLGDLHAADKAFAAALFEDPHDVESSQMRGLTLFRLGRPADAIPLLEAAGKQGALGKADPNYILALCYMDTRRYDDARHAFAAQYGFAPDGAAAYLIAARMLLRREYLPVSQSFAQKALAINPNLPLAHELLGEIALAGDHLDEAIAELEKEKVNNPLEPSVYAGLGEAYNRAAKYDDAQRNLQASILLEPNATGPYISLGKTMLKKGDAVAALTYLQHAEQLDPQNFRTHSLLGQAYRAMGRVEDAARETEKAEKIQQASEPRIDTQH
- a CDS encoding TonB-dependent receptor, which codes for MYKNWIKGAKLPLLMAAAAAFLASGPSAAAQAVYGQILGSVTDSTGAAVPGATITVTDVTKNTAVTLTSNGAGEFTAQHLIPDTYDVKVTAAGFKGYEAKGLQVFADDSATVKAVLPVGAANGETVEVDADAVPQLKTDHADVAVTYTAQELTELPIPDHNFANLQLLLPGAVQLGWSHAADENPQGSKQIEIDGQAFAGVNYTLDGTDNQDAVLGIIVINPNSESMSEAKIATQNFDAEFGKAVASVDTIQTKSGTNQFHGTVFDNRESNANLARDPFQQGPTQLASSGGFPGGIKSQFGGSIGGPIIKDKVFFFGDYQGVRQKVGIASTATVPTSHLITTCLSGNGCDFSEYVNYGAANPATTSTGVSYNPYQIYEPNSTTPYPNAIIPNSALSPAALQLLKLLQPYAPNTAGTDGGFSQNYAGSGSGLFNSDQWDVRGDAVLNEKIHIFGRFSRFTDTLTGKTMFGNAGGPGFGLGGYGGTSKGANDSVALGTDIAINSKLVTDVRLGYFRYGITTAKYDTGNTNLPIQGENVSGTGANASLTVAQDFGAPGFNISDLNVTNPTASPNNPTGGGAQYGAGLNINRCNCPLTEREDQFQLVNNWTRTIGNHSVKVGIDLRYARNLRVPSDSDRTGLNNFGTGPTSNGSTGGLGFASLVLGDVTSFNRYAGTPSELNAKEFQPRDFFYGQDTWRATPKLTVNVGARYEYYAPERVNGKGNGALLNLATGYLNVAGEGGIPLNMGVAAAKNTWNPRLGVAYQIDQKTVIRAGYGRSFDLGVFGSEFGHVVTQNIPVLANQSISSLNGAQSYAFQLDNPAVSGTNSAGLVNYTPVAANAQGQIPVTAPIPGTSALGADVPCSQAGANCATAGGSVNMKARPFTERLPTLDAWNFSVQRSITPTTTVTVAYVANKGTHTLSDLSGNTTNPNEAAISLPASFNVTTNQALHFDPAGGTCLAGTAGCTNPVSTTTGATSNQTLLQRYTNGTLPACGGAACNWTQAISYYGDDQDTHYNSLQVSLAKTYAHGLSVNANYAYQRGRDANSSFATWNKQAVIGNDSSIRRNAFTAYGLYKLPFGKDQKFLNSNRALNYIVGGWEYSPTFVWQSGLPFTLSFSGCGNDLPGDAPCQVNGNPSSLHTGVKGFPGGPTGVTFFQQQTLGTTFTDPGLDTIGNAGRNTAWGPGLFNSDMSIMKNVTFHERYTVQFRMDAFNAFNHINFENPGGNIQNGNSIGGGPGPNGTTNPRQLQFTLHLAF